A genome region from Candidatus Omnitrophota bacterium includes the following:
- the pruA gene encoding L-glutamate gamma-semialdehyde dehydrogenase encodes MFNGIFRVPAPENEPIHEYRPNSPERQKLQAKLEEMLTHPVDVPLIIGGKEVRNGKLVEMRCPHDHGAILGHYHQGDAEHTHQAIAAANAAKKEWSEMPWDARAIILLKASELLTTKYRDTLNAATMLNMSKTCHQAEIDSACELIDFWRFNPHFMEEVYGDQPRSNKGMLNYMEHRPLEGFVLALTPFNFTSIAGNLPTAPALMGNTIVWKPASSAVLPAYYIMKILQEAGMPDGVINMIPGPGPLIAPPALDHLDLGGIHFTGSTYVFSTIWLAVGSDIRKYYSYPRIVGETGGKDFIFAHASCDLDALTTALIRGAFEYQGQKCSAASRAYIPDSIWPAIKEKLLDEAAQIKMGDICDFKNFMGAVIDKKSFQTISEYIEFAKNDMTMEILCGGGCDSSQGHFIEPTIVLSKDPKSKLMMEEIFGPVLTLYVYPAKEYEETLHLCDQTSPYALTGSIFAQDRSAIVKASSMLRHAAGNFYVNDKPTGAVVGQQPFGGSRASGTNDKAGSWLNLERWVSPRTIKETFIPPKNWRYPYMD; translated from the coding sequence ATGTTTAACGGCATCTTTCGCGTTCCTGCTCCAGAAAACGAACCGATTCATGAGTACCGGCCCAATTCGCCGGAAAGACAAAAACTGCAAGCTAAACTGGAGGAAATGCTAACCCATCCCGTGGATGTTCCTCTCATTATCGGAGGAAAGGAAGTTAGAAATGGAAAGTTAGTCGAGATGCGCTGCCCCCACGATCATGGGGCCATCTTGGGACATTACCACCAAGGCGACGCCGAGCATACGCACCAGGCTATCGCGGCGGCTAACGCGGCGAAGAAGGAATGGTCGGAAATGCCTTGGGATGCGCGGGCGATCATCCTGCTGAAAGCGTCCGAACTGCTCACTACCAAATACCGCGATACGTTAAACGCGGCAACCATGCTCAACATGAGCAAGACCTGCCACCAGGCGGAGATCGATTCCGCATGCGAATTGATCGACTTTTGGCGCTTCAATCCCCATTTTATGGAAGAAGTTTACGGCGATCAGCCGCGCTCCAATAAAGGAATGCTCAATTATATGGAGCATCGTCCTCTAGAAGGCTTCGTCCTGGCGCTGACGCCATTCAATTTCACCTCCATCGCCGGAAACCTGCCCACGGCGCCGGCCTTGATGGGCAATACCATCGTCTGGAAGCCCGCGTCGAGCGCTGTGCTGCCCGCCTATTACATCATGAAGATTCTGCAAGAAGCGGGAATGCCGGACGGCGTCATCAATATGATCCCCGGCCCCGGCCCTCTTATCGCGCCCCCGGCGCTGGATCACTTGGATCTGGGCGGCATTCACTTCACCGGCAGCACCTACGTTTTCTCTACGATCTGGCTGGCGGTAGGTTCCGATATCCGAAAATACTATTCCTACCCCCGCATCGTCGGAGAAACAGGCGGAAAGGATTTTATCTTCGCACACGCTTCCTGCGATCTCGATGCGCTAACGACGGCGCTGATCCGCGGCGCGTTCGAATATCAGGGACAAAAATGCTCGGCGGCCAGCCGCGCCTATATTCCCGATTCGATCTGGCCCGCTATCAAGGAAAAACTATTGGACGAAGCGGCGCAGATCAAAATGGGGGATATTTGCGATTTTAAAAACTTCATGGGCGCCGTAATCGATAAAAAATCATTTCAAACCATATCGGAATATATTGAATTCGCTAAAAACGACATGACCATGGAAATTCTCTGCGGCGGAGGCTGCGACTCTTCGCAAGGCCATTTCATCGAACCCACTATCGTTTTAAGTAAAGATCCCAAGTCCAAATTGATGATGGAAGAGATATTCGGCCCCGTGCTAACCCTTTACGTCTATCCCGCCAAAGAATACGAAGAGACGCTGCATCTCTGCGATCAGACCAGCCCCTACGCCTTGACGGGATCGATCTTCGCCCAGGACCGCTCGGCGATCGTCAAGGCCAGTTCCATGCTGCGCCACGCCGCCGGGAATTTTTACGTCAACGACAAACCCACGGGCGCCGTAGTGGGACAGCAGCCGTTCGGAGGCAGCCGCGCTTCGGGCACGAACGACAAGGCGGGGTCATGGCTGAATTTGGAACGCTGGGTATCGCCGCGGACGATTAAAGAGACGTTTATCCCGCCGAAAAATTGGCGTTATCCCTATATGGATTGA
- the mutS gene encoding DNA mismatch repair protein MutS → MTKTDIPTNEYSPMMQQYLAMKEQCGDAILLFRCGDFYEMFMDDAVKASEMLDIALTKKSVGQGRTVPLAGVPYHAVQNYVYRLTRKGCRVAVCEQTELPQKGKKIINRELMRTISPGAIIDADVIDQKENNFLAALYDGGMIGWGLAVVDVTTSEFRTTWESGAAGWAGILAELGTINPSEILVDEACASNPELNKQLRSQADCLLTGVPASSFSSELFERFGVKETLESGVKLPAVERDLPLAAAAAILSYLQENQKETLGYIQSLDIYRRSNFLVIDKNTERNLELLQSAGEGGKKFSLLGVLDCTATAMGGRLFKQWFLRPLIQAESIRARQAIVRWLFDSPNLRSELRKILRSVHDLERLLGRVTFGNANARDLVSLRLSLEQLPGINDLLRKADESAGTRRALQREENGDHQADHVPPGSEPIDPVMEVRELLAAALVDEPPLSVRDGGMIRDGYETELDELRAIRKDGRGYIARLQEREREQTGIPSLRVSYNRVFGYYIEITHLHKDKVPEHYIRKQTLANAERFITSELKEFEAKVLHAEDRIHELEYNLLQKLLEAVRGYSGRLKSAARVIARLDAFQSLAESASRHHYVCPEINESGEITIREGRHPVLEQAPVVEQFVPNDCLLNQEKEQILIITGPNMAGKSTYIRQVALIVLMAQIGSFVPAQSAAIGIVDRLFSRVGASDDLARGRSTFMVEMCETAHILRHATPRSLVILDEIGRGTSTFDGVSLAWAIVEYLHGLRGKGVKTLFATHYHELAALEETHRRVVNYHVQVAEEGNTVSFLYRIGRGYTDHSYGIHVADLAGVPPRVTDRARKILKRLERGEHLAFQNKETRSDPYQATLFSMLEEPLRARLVDLDVNTLSPIEAHHLLTELVDEAKRI, encoded by the coding sequence ATGACGAAAACGGATATACCCACTAACGAATACTCGCCCATGATGCAGCAGTATCTGGCCATGAAGGAACAATGCGGCGACGCCATACTTCTGTTCCGCTGCGGCGACTTTTACGAGATGTTCATGGACGACGCCGTGAAAGCCTCGGAGATGCTGGACATCGCCCTGACCAAGAAGAGCGTGGGCCAAGGCCGCACCGTTCCCCTGGCGGGCGTTCCCTATCACGCCGTGCAGAATTACGTCTACCGCCTTACGCGCAAGGGCTGCCGCGTGGCGGTGTGCGAACAGACGGAATTGCCGCAAAAAGGCAAGAAGATCATCAACCGCGAGCTAATGCGCACCATCTCCCCCGGCGCCATCATCGACGCCGACGTCATCGATCAGAAGGAGAATAATTTTCTCGCCGCGCTCTACGACGGCGGCATGATCGGCTGGGGATTGGCCGTAGTGGACGTTACCACCAGCGAATTCCGCACCACGTGGGAAAGCGGGGCGGCGGGATGGGCGGGAATTCTGGCGGAATTGGGGACGATCAATCCCAGCGAAATTTTGGTAGATGAAGCCTGCGCTTCCAATCCCGAATTGAACAAGCAACTGCGGAGCCAGGCCGATTGCCTGCTCACCGGCGTTCCCGCCAGTTCATTCTCCAGCGAACTTTTCGAACGCTTCGGCGTGAAAGAGACGCTCGAATCCGGCGTCAAACTGCCCGCCGTAGAGCGAGACCTGCCGCTGGCCGCCGCCGCCGCCATACTTTCTTACCTCCAGGAAAACCAGAAAGAGACGCTGGGCTATATCCAATCGTTGGACATATACCGCCGATCCAATTTTCTGGTCATCGATAAAAACACGGAACGCAACCTGGAACTGCTGCAAAGCGCCGGAGAAGGGGGCAAGAAATTTTCGCTGTTGGGCGTCTTGGACTGCACGGCTACGGCGATGGGAGGGCGTCTGTTTAAGCAATGGTTTTTGCGGCCGCTCATCCAGGCGGAGTCCATCCGCGCCCGCCAGGCTATAGTGCGCTGGCTCTTCGATTCGCCCAACCTGCGGTCGGAGTTGCGAAAGATACTGCGATCCGTGCATGATCTGGAACGCCTGTTGGGCCGCGTTACCTTCGGCAACGCCAACGCGCGCGATCTCGTCTCCTTGCGCCTCTCTCTCGAACAATTGCCTGGAATCAACGATCTTTTGCGGAAGGCGGATGAATCCGCTGGAACGCGCCGAGCGTTGCAGCGGGAAGAAAATGGGGATCATCAAGCAGACCATGTACCTCCAGGAAGCGAGCCGATCGATCCGGTAATGGAAGTCCGCGAGTTGCTGGCGGCTGCGTTGGTGGACGAACCGCCGCTTTCCGTGCGCGACGGCGGGATGATCCGCGACGGTTATGAAACGGAATTAGATGAACTGCGCGCCATTCGTAAAGACGGTCGCGGCTATATCGCCCGCTTGCAGGAGCGAGAGCGGGAACAGACGGGCATTCCCTCGTTGCGGGTTTCCTATAATCGCGTCTTCGGCTATTACATCGAAATTACCCACCTGCATAAAGATAAAGTTCCCGAACATTACATCCGTAAACAAACACTCGCCAACGCCGAGCGTTTTATCACTTCCGAGTTGAAAGAATTCGAAGCCAAAGTGCTTCACGCAGAAGACCGCATCCACGAATTGGAATACAACCTTCTGCAAAAACTGCTGGAAGCGGTGAGAGGCTATAGCGGACGCTTGAAATCGGCGGCGCGGGTGATTGCGCGATTGGACGCTTTTCAAAGCCTGGCGGAAAGCGCCTCTCGCCACCATTACGTTTGCCCGGAGATTAACGAAAGCGGTGAAATTACGATCCGCGAGGGACGACATCCCGTCTTGGAACAAGCGCCGGTAGTGGAACAATTCGTTCCCAACGATTGCCTGCTTAATCAAGAGAAAGAACAAATTCTCATCATCACCGGCCCCAACATGGCGGGTAAATCTACCTATATCCGGCAAGTGGCGCTCATTGTTCTCATGGCGCAGATTGGCTCGTTCGTCCCCGCCCAATCCGCCGCCATCGGAATTGTCGATCGCCTCTTCAGCCGCGTGGGCGCGTCCGACGATTTGGCGCGCGGGCGTTCCACCTTCATGGTGGAGATGTGCGAGACGGCCCATATTCTGCGCCATGCCACTCCGCGCAGCCTGGTGATTCTTGACGAAATCGGACGCGGCACCAGCACTTTCGATGGCGTCTCATTGGCGTGGGCTATCGTGGAATATTTGCACGGCTTGCGCGGCAAGGGAGTCAAAACGCTTTTCGCCACCCACTATCACGAACTCGCCGCTTTAGAGGAAACCCATCGCCGCGTGGTGAATTATCACGTTCAGGTCGCCGAAGAGGGCAACACGGTTTCTTTCTTATATCGCATAGGACGGGGCTATACCGATCATTCGTATGGAATTCACGTAGCCGATCTGGCGGGCGTTCCTCCGCGCGTTACCGACCGCGCTCGAAAAATTCTCAAACGTTTGGAAAGAGGCGAACATCTGGCGTTTCAGAATAAGGAAACGCGCTCTGATCCCTATCAGGCAACCCTCTTTTCCATGCTGGAAGAACCCCTGCGCGCCCGGCTCGTCGATTTGGATGTCAATACGCTATCCCCCATCGAAGCGCATCATCTTCTGACGGAATTAGTGGATGAGGCGAAACGAATTTAG
- a CDS encoding CRTAC1 family protein has product MKIQFLFCFLSIGIFGFSCGGEQTPPASAPSSQTEIKARPDGYYDDIQSSGVKFVHTDGSSGRHYIVETVTAGLGLFDYDNDGDLDIYFVNGAALPGQTFESPPRNALYRNDGGNKFADATDQAGVGDEHYGMGCVMGDIDNDGWMDIYVSNYGPDVLYHNNGDGTFTNITAKAKLGDPRLGAGACMADYNADGWLDIFAANYLQFPIDVPSPCSRLGVPLYCDPSTFDMYEPEQASLYLNNHDGTFTDYTEASGIAAFRGRGMGAACTDYDNDGDTDIYIANDVDLNFLYANKGNGIFDEVGLFAGIAYDQHGQEQGSMGCDFGDYNGDGWYDLIVTSYQRQQNTLYRNRGDGTFEDVTIPAGLLPGSMEYVSWATFFFDYDNDADKDIFIANGHLQDNIEKLEEHTKYLEPNQLFRNNGDGTFTDISKEAGPGFQVLQSTRGGAFGDLDNDGDLDIVLSNSRAEATLLINELHNSNHWINIKLQGTKSNRNGVGAQVFVTAGGKTQKNEVRAGSSYQSHYDLRLHFGLGKAKKIDEIKVQWVGRGEDIYRGISADRFILLKEGASDIDDQKI; this is encoded by the coding sequence ATGAAAATACAGTTTTTATTTTGTTTTCTATCCATAGGAATATTTGGATTCAGCTGCGGCGGCGAGCAAACGCCTCCCGCCTCGGCGCCGTCTTCCCAGACGGAAATCAAGGCGCGTCCGGACGGATACTATGACGACATCCAATCCTCCGGCGTTAAATTCGTCCATACCGACGGCAGCAGCGGGCGCCATTATATCGTCGAAACCGTTACCGCCGGTTTGGGACTTTTCGACTATGACAACGACGGCGACCTGGATATTTATTTCGTTAACGGCGCCGCCTTGCCGGGACAAACTTTCGAGTCGCCGCCTCGCAATGCGCTCTACCGCAACGACGGCGGCAATAAGTTCGCAGACGCGACGGATCAAGCGGGCGTAGGCGACGAGCATTACGGCATGGGCTGCGTCATGGGCGATATCGATAATGACGGCTGGATGGATATTTACGTTTCCAATTACGGTCCCGATGTTCTCTACCATAATAATGGCGATGGAACCTTCACTAACATCACCGCCAAGGCGAAGTTAGGCGATCCCCGGTTGGGGGCGGGCGCCTGCATGGCCGATTACAACGCCGACGGTTGGCTCGATATTTTCGCGGCGAATTACTTGCAGTTTCCCATCGATGTTCCCTCTCCTTGCTCGCGTTTGGGGGTGCCTCTTTATTGCGATCCCAGCACTTTCGATATGTACGAACCGGAACAGGCCAGCTTATATCTCAACAATCACGATGGAACATTCACCGATTATACGGAAGCGTCCGGCATCGCCGCTTTTCGCGGACGCGGCATGGGCGCCGCTTGCACCGATTACGATAACGACGGCGATACGGATATTTACATCGCCAATGACGTCGACCTGAATTTTCTCTACGCCAATAAAGGTAATGGAATATTCGACGAGGTGGGGCTATTTGCGGGAATTGCTTACGATCAGCATGGCCAGGAGCAGGGAAGCATGGGCTGCGATTTCGGCGATTACAACGGTGATGGATGGTACGATTTAATCGTTACCAGCTACCAGCGGCAGCAGAACACGCTCTACCGCAATCGCGGCGATGGAACTTTTGAAGACGTCACCATCCCGGCGGGCTTATTGCCGGGAAGCATGGAATACGTCAGTTGGGCGACATTTTTCTTCGATTATGACAACGATGCGGACAAGGACATCTTCATCGCCAACGGTCACTTGCAGGACAACATCGAAAAACTGGAAGAACACACGAAATATTTGGAGCCGAATCAATTGTTCCGCAATAACGGCGATGGAACGTTTACGGACATTTCGAAAGAGGCGGGACCGGGATTTCAAGTCTTGCAAAGTACGCGCGGCGGCGCTTTCGGCGATCTGGACAATGACGGCGACCTAGATATCGTTCTCTCCAATTCGCGCGCCGAGGCGACGCTGCTCATTAATGAACTGCATAACTCCAATCATTGGATCAATATCAAACTGCAAGGAACGAAAAGCAATCGCAACGGCGTAGGGGCGCAAGTTTTCGTAACGGCGGGAGGCAAGACGCAAAAGAACGAAGTGCGCGCCGGAAGCAGTTACCAGAGCCACTACGATCTGCGGCTGCATTTCGGCTTGGGAAAAGCGAAGAAGATCGACGAAATCAAGGTGCAATGGGTCGGCAGAGGCGAGGACATCTACCGCGGCATCTCCGCCGACCGCTTTATTCTTCTCAAAGAAGGCGCTTCGGATATCGACGATCAGAAGATTTAA